Genomic segment of Pelecanus crispus isolate bPelCri1 chromosome 25, bPelCri1.pri, whole genome shotgun sequence:
TGCTGTGCCGGCTCTACGGGGGGTCTCTCTCTACGGGGGGTCTCTACGGGGGGTCTCTACGAGGGCTCGACCAGGGGTCTCTACGGGGGGTCTCTACGGGGGCTCGACTGGGGCCCTACAGGGTCTCTCTCTATGGGGGGTCTCTCTCTATGGGGGGTCTCTCTCTATGGGGGGTCTCTCTCTACGGGGGGTCTCTACGGGGGGTCTCTACAAGGGCTCGACCAGGGGTCTCTACGGGGGGTCTCTACGGGGGCTTGACTGGGGCCCTACAGGGTCTCTACGGGGGTCTCTCTCTACGGGGGTCTCTACGGGGGCCCGACCGGGGGTCTCTACCGGGGTCTCTACGAGGGCTCGACTGGGGCCCTACAGGGTCTCTACCGGGGGTCTCTACGGGGGCCCTACCGGGGGTCTCTACCGGGGTCTCTACGAGGGCTCGACCGGGGCCCTTCTGGGGCTGTACCGGGGGTCTCTACCAGGACTCTACGGGGGTCTCTACGGGGGCCCTACTGGGGGCTCTACCGGGGGTCTCTACGGGGGCTTGACCGGGGCCCTACCAGGGGCCCTTCCGGGGCCCTACGGGGTCTCTACCGCAGGCCCTACGGGGGTCTCTACCGGGGTTCTCTACGGGGGTCTCTACCGGGGTTCTCTACGGGGGTCTCTACGGGGGCCCGACCGGGGGTCTCTACCGGGGTCTCTATGAGGGCTCGACTGGGGCCCTACAGGGTCTCTACCGGGGGTCTCTACCGGGGGTCTCTACGGGGGCCCTACCGGGGGTCTCTACCAGGGTCTCTACGAGGGCTCGACCGGGGCCCTTCTGGGGCTGTACCGGGGGTCTCTACCAGGACTCTACGGGGGTCTCTACGGGGGCCCTACTGGGGGCTCTACCGGGGGTCTCTACAGGGGCTTGACCGGGGCCCTACGGGGGCTGTACCAGGGGCCCTACCGGGGGCCCTTCCGGGGCTGTACCGGGAGTCTACCAGGGTCTCTACCGCGGGCCCTACGGGGGTCTCTATGGGGTCTCTACCGGGGTTCTCTACGGGGGTCTCTACGGGGGCCCTACCGGGGGTCTCTACCGGGGTCTCTACGAGGGCTCTACCGGGGCCCTTCTGGGGCTGTACCGGGGGTCTCTACCAGGACTCTACGGGGGTCTCTACGGGGGCCCTACTGGGGGCTCTACCGGGGGTCTCTACGGGGGCTTGACCGGGGCCCTACCAGGGGCCCTTCCGGGGCCCTACGGGGTCTCTACCGCGGGCCCTACGGGGTCTCTACGGGGGTCTCTATGGGGGCCCTACTGGGGGTCTCTACCGGGGTTCTCTACGGGGGTCTCTACCGGGGGTCTCTACGGGGGCCCTACCGGGGCCCTTCTGGGGCTGTACCGGGGGTCTCTACGGGGGTCTCTACGGGGGCTCTACCGGGGGTCTCTACGGGGGCTTGACCGGGGCCCTACGGGGGCTGTACCAGGGGCCCTACCGGGGGCCCTTCCGGGGCTGTACCGGGGGCTGTACCAGGGTCTCTACCGTGGGCCCTACGGGGTCTCTACGGGGGTCTCTACCAGGGGCCCTACGGGGGCCCTCCGGGGGTCTCTCCGGGGGTCTCTCCGGGGGCTTCGTGCAGGCGCCCAACGTGGCAGGCCCACgcgggcggcgccggcggcTGGAGGCTGACCTTTGGGGGTGGTGATGGTGCCCCAGCCCGAGACCAGGCAGGTGGTGCCGGGGGGGGCgcaggagcggggcagggccaggggctcCACGGCGCTGCCCAGCGCCGCCGGGCGGTCCAGCTTGAGGAGCATGAGGTCGTTGTCGAGGGTCTGGGCGTCGAAGGCGGGGTGGGGGATGACCTTGACCGCCTGCCGCTCCTGCTCCGTCCCCTCCCGCACCTGCAGGTCGTTCTCGCCCAGGCGCAGGCGCAGGCCGctgcggccccggggcggggcggggggcacgcagggagacagggaggtgacgccgtggggatgggggacgcGCGGGGACGTGGAGGGGACGTGGGACGGGTGGGGAGAGGCGGGACGCGGGGGGGAcgtggaggggacatgggggcgggtggggacatggaggggacgggtggggacatggaggggacatggaggggacgTGGGACGGGTGGGGAGCGGTgggacacagggggacatggaggggacacgtggggacatgggatgggtGGGGAGTGGTGGGACGCgtggggacacggaggggacatgggggcgggtggggacatggaggggacatggaggggacgTGGGATGGGTGGGGAGCGGTgggacacgtggggacacggaggggacacgtggggacatgggatgggtGGGGAGTGGTGGGACGCgtggggacacggaggggacatgggggcgggtggggacatggaggggacgTGGGACGGGTGGGGAGCGGTGGGAcacgtggggacatgggatgggtGGGGAGCGGTGGGACACGGGGGGGGACGTGGAGGGGACATGGGACGGGTGGGGAGCAGTGGGACGCgtggggacacggaggggacatgggggcgggtggggacatggaggggacatggaggggacgTGGGACGGGTGGGGAGCggtgggacacggggacacgtggggacatgggatgggtGGGGAGTGgtgggacacggggggacacggaggggacgtggggacacgtggggacgtggaggggacatgggatgggtGCGGAGAGGTGGGACATGGATGGGACGTGGGATGGGTGGGGACGTGGAGGGGAcatgtggggacatgggacgGGTGGGGAGTGGTgggacacgtggggacacggaggggacGCGGGATgggtggggacatggaggggacgCGGGATGGGTGGGGACgtggaggggacatggaggggacatgggacaggtggggagcagtgggacatgtggggacatggaggggacatgtggggacatggaggggacatgggggcaggTGGGGTCATGGAGGGGAcatgtggggacatgggacgGGTGGGGAGTGGTgggacacgtggggacacggaggggacatgggggcgggtggggacatggaggggacatggaggggacatgggacaggtggggagcagtgggacatggggggacacggaggggacatgggggcaggtggggacatggaggggacatgtggggacatgggatgggtGCGGAGCAGTGGGAcatgtggggacatggaggggacatgggggcaggtggggacatggaggggatGTGGGATGGgtggggacacggaggggacacgtggggacatgggatgggtggggagcagtgggacacggggggacacggagGGAACATGGGGACGcgtggggacatggaggggacatgggaCGGGTGGGGAGCGGTGGGAcacatggggacatggaggggacatgggatgggtGCGGAGAGgtgggacatggaggggacacgtggggacatgggacgggtggggacatggaggggacatgggggtgggTGCGGAGAGGTGGGACACAGAACACGGAGGGGACgtgggatgggaggggagaggggtggggacatgggatgggacacgtggggacacggaggggacGTGGGACGGGTGGGACACGTGGGGACGCAGATGGGACATGGGGATATGGGGGCGACATGGATGGGACATAGGACGTTTGGGGGACAtttgggacatggggacgtggaTGGGACATGGAGATGGGACAGATGGGACgcatggggacattgggggggacatggggacatttgggggacattggggggacaTGGAGACGGGACAGATGGGATgcatggggacattgggggacaCAGATGTGGAGGGAGAGAGatgggggggccatgggggtggaaggggatggggacgtgggtgGCGCGTGGGGACGTGGGTGGcacgtggggacgtggggggggACATGGAGATGCATGtggaaggggatggggacatggaggggacgCAGGTGGGAcacgtggggacgtgggggggacagatgggacatggggacgggcGTGGAGAGGGGTGGGCACAGGGGTGGGACGGGGGGGGGCACATGGatgggacacgggggggacgtggggacgcGGATGGGACGGGCGCCGAGGGGGCCGGGTGGGATGTGGGGAcgtggggcagggaagggggggacacATGGGAACAGTCACCGCCCCACgcccccccggggtccccccgggACGTGTCCCCTGGCCCCCACCGCCCGTGGCCCTGCCCCCAGGCCGTGTCCCCCGGCTCTGTCCCCAtgccatgtccctgtccccatcccttgtcccccagccgtgtccccatgccctcaccatgtccctgtccccacacgCGTCCCCCagccgtgtccctgtccccattccttgtctcccagctgtgtccctgtccccacacaTGCCCCCCAGCCTTGTCCTTGTCCCCACACGTGTCCCCTGTCCGTGTCCCCATGCCCTCACCATGTCTGTGTCCCCTGGCCAtgtccctctccccacctcttGTCCCCCAAccacgtccctgtccccatcctttgtcccccagctgtgtccctcTCCCCACACGCATCCCCCAGCCGTGTCCCCATGCCTTCTCCATGTCCCTCTCCCCACATGCATCCCCCAGCCGTGTCCCCATGCCTTcaccatgtccctgtccctacACGCATCCCCCAGCCATGTTCCTGTCCCCATTCCTTGTCCCCTggccatgtccctgtccccacacgTGTCCCCCAaccgtgtccctgtccccattccttgtcccccagccatgtccctcTCCCCACACGCATCCCCCggccatgtccctgtccccatcccttgTCCCCTGGCCATGTCCCTCTCCCCACACGCGTCCCCggccgtgtccctgtccccacacgTGTCCCCTggccatgtccctgtccccatcccttgTCCCCTggccatgtccctgtccccacacgCATCCCCGGCCGTTTCCCTGTCCCCACATGCATcccccagccatgtccctcTCCCCACACGCGTCCCCCagccgtgtccctgtccccatcccttgtcccccagccatgtccctcTCCCCACACGCGTCCCCggccgtgtccctgtccccacatgcatcccccagccatgtccctcTCCCCGCATGCATcccccagctgtgtccctgtccccagacgTGTCCCCGGCCGTGTCCCTCTCCCCACACGCGTCCCCCAaccgtgtccctgtccccacacgTGTCCCCAaccgtgtccctgtccccacatgTGTCCCCggccgtgtccctgtccccacacgCGTCCCCGGCCGCgtccccccgtccccgcagGGTGTCCCTACCTCCGTTGGCAGTGCGCGGCTGAGAGCACCCAGCGGTCCCGCAGCAGGATCCCGCCGCAGCGCACGGGGCTGTAGATGAAGacctgccagggctgggagaaggggaTGCAGGGGTACCCCCCGATGATCCTGTCCTCGTCCTTCTCCGCCCGGCCGCCCGgcggggacgtggggacacagACTGGCTGCGCCCCCTTCCCGACGTCCTTCTGGCCCTCAGGGCAGGGGCCACCAGGCGCGTTCTGTCCCCAGGCTCCTCCTGCCAGAAGGAGACGGGTCGCCAGGCGTTCGTGCCCTAGGTTACCTCCGTGGGGACGTGGGCCACCAGCCGTGTCCCCTGCCCAGGCTCCATCCATGGGGACATGGGCCACCAGACATGTCTCCTGCCACGATTACCTCCGTGGGGACATGGcaccagctgtgtcccctccatgGGAACATGGGCCACCAGCTCTGTCCCCTTCATGGGGACAGGGGCCACCAGCCGTGTCCCCTGCCCAAGCTCCATCCACTGAGACATGGGACACCAGATGTGTCTCCTGCCAGGGTTACCTCCATGGGGACATGGGCCACCAGCCGTGCCCCCTCCATGGGGACATGGGCCACCAGATGTGTCCCCTTCATGGGAACATGGGCCACCAGATGTGTCCCCTCCATGGGGACACGGGCCaccagccgtgtcccctccgtGGGGACATGGGCCaccagctgtgtccccttcaTGGGAACATGGGCCACCAGCCGTGTCCCTCCATGGGGACATGGGCCACCAGACATGTCTGTCCCCTGCCCAGGCTCCATCCATGGGGACATGGGCCACCAGCCATGTCCCCTTCGTGGGAACATGGGCCACCAGATGTGTCCCCTGCCAGGGTTACCCGTGTCCCCTCTGTGGGAACATGGGCCACCAGATGTGTCCCCTCCGTGGGGACATGGGCCACCAGACATGTCTGTCCCCTGCCCAGGCTCCATCCATGGGGACATGGGCCACCAGACATGTCTCCTGCCAGGGTTACCTCCATGGGAACATGGGCCaccagccgtgtcccctccatGGGGACATGGGCCACCAGCCGTGTCCCCTGCCCAGGCTCcatccctggggacacggggacacacgTGGGGACACACGGGAcgacacggggggacacgcgGGACCCCACCTACccgtcagcagcagcaggagcagggcggtgggcagcagcagctccatggCCCTGAGGGGGACATGGCCGAGGGTCGGTGGGGACACCAGCCTGGacgtccctcctcctcctgcctgtccctgctcctgtccctccctcctcctgcctgtccctgctcctgcctgtcccctccctcctgcctgcccctccaTCTGTCCCAGCATCCCGCCTgccatccctccttcccctcctcccttcctccctccatccccccttccttcctccctccctccctccagccctcctttctgctgctttccacctccccttcctccttccatctccccttccttcctccttcttccatctccccttcctccttccatctccccttccttcctccttcttccatctccccttcctccttccatctccccttccttcctccttcttccatctccccttcctccttccatctccccttcctccttccttctccccttcctccttccatctccccttcctccttccatctccccttccttcctccttcttccatctccccttcctccttccatctccccttccttcctccttcttccatctccccttcctccttccatctcccttcctccttccttctccccttcctccttccatctccccttccttcctccttccatctccccttccttcctccttcttccatctccccttcctccttccatctccccttccttcctccttcttccatctccccttcctccttccatctccccttcctccttccttctccccttcctccttccatctccccttcctccttccatctccccttccttcctccttcttccatctccccttcctccttccatctccccttccttcctccttcttccatctcccttcctccttccatctccccttcctccttccttctccccttcctccttccatctccccttccttcctccttccttctccccttccttcctccttccttctccccttccttcctccttccttctccccttcctccttccttctccccttcctttctccttccatctccccttccttcctccttccttctcccctt
This window contains:
- the LOC104038019 gene encoding trypsin-like, which gives rise to MELLLPTALLLLLLTGGAWGQNAPGGPCPEGQKDVGKGAQPVCVPTSPPGGRAEKDEDRIIGGYPCIPFSQPWQVFIYSPVRCGGILLRDRWVLSAAHCQRSGLRLRLGENDLQVREGTEQERQAVKVIPHPAFDAQTLDNDLMLLKLDRPAALGSAVEPLALPRSCAPPGTTCLVSGWGTITTPKVTLPRHLICAYVDIVPLAACRQAYAQRVTPNMICAGVRNQRIDSCQGDSGGPLSCNGTLQGIVSWGLQTCALPGHPGVYTRVCNYVGWIKDTMNNN